The following proteins come from a genomic window of Actinopolyspora saharensis:
- the xylB gene encoding xylulokinase has translation MFVLGIDSSTQSTKAVVVNSEDGVVVSEGKSPHPPQTEIDPAVWWTACGEAVRQAIDQAPGPVEAVSVAGQQHGLVPLDSGGAPLRDALLWNDTRSAPQARELIERHGADKLAERTGLVPVASFTLPKLAWLAENEPHNADRLDRVLLPHDWVTWRLAGRPEQACTDRGDASGTGYFSPASGEWLPELCREVLGGRTPRLPEILGPSDEAGEVAGLEELNGVVLGPGTGDNMAAALGMGIGPGDVVVSLGTSGTAFAVSDHPTSEETGTVAGFCDATGRHLPLVCTLNAARVLDSTANALGTDLDGLSDLALSAAPGSGGLSLIPYLEGERTPDLPEATGTLTGMRGTNMTPENLARASVEGMLCGLADGVEALREVGVTVRRVLLIGGAADSPAVRAIAPSLFGVDVHVPEPAEYVALGAAKQAAWVAAGSEQPPDWQLRYERHEAGDVDSGAEVREAYRRARTRVYGV, from the coding sequence GTGTTCGTTCTGGGTATCGACTCGTCCACTCAGTCCACCAAGGCAGTGGTGGTGAACTCGGAGGACGGCGTGGTGGTTTCCGAAGGAAAGTCCCCACATCCTCCTCAGACCGAGATCGACCCCGCCGTGTGGTGGACGGCCTGCGGCGAGGCGGTCCGGCAGGCGATCGACCAGGCCCCCGGCCCCGTCGAGGCCGTCTCGGTCGCCGGGCAACAGCACGGTCTGGTTCCGCTCGACAGCGGCGGTGCTCCCCTGCGGGACGCGCTGCTGTGGAACGACACCCGATCGGCCCCGCAGGCTCGTGAGCTGATCGAACGCCACGGAGCGGACAAGCTCGCCGAACGAACCGGACTCGTGCCGGTGGCGAGCTTCACCCTGCCCAAGCTGGCCTGGCTGGCCGAGAACGAACCGCACAACGCGGATCGCTTGGACCGGGTGCTCCTGCCGCACGACTGGGTGACGTGGCGACTGGCGGGGCGTCCGGAGCAGGCTTGCACCGACCGCGGGGATGCTTCCGGAACGGGCTACTTCTCCCCGGCGTCCGGGGAGTGGCTGCCAGAGCTGTGCCGGGAGGTGCTGGGCGGGCGCACACCGCGCCTGCCCGAGATCCTGGGCCCCTCCGACGAGGCGGGCGAAGTCGCCGGTCTGGAGGAGCTCAACGGTGTCGTGCTCGGCCCCGGTACCGGCGACAACATGGCGGCCGCGCTGGGCATGGGCATCGGACCGGGCGACGTGGTCGTCTCGCTGGGGACCTCGGGAACCGCCTTCGCCGTCTCCGACCACCCCACCTCCGAGGAGACCGGGACCGTGGCCGGGTTCTGCGACGCGACCGGTCGACACCTTCCGCTCGTGTGCACGTTGAACGCCGCTCGCGTGCTGGACTCCACGGCCAACGCGCTGGGAACCGACCTGGACGGGCTCAGCGATCTCGCGTTGTCGGCGGCTCCCGGTTCGGGAGGCCTGAGCCTGATCCCCTATCTCGAGGGGGAGCGCACTCCGGACCTGCCGGAGGCCACCGGCACGCTCACGGGCATGCGGGGGACGAACATGACCCCGGAGAACCTGGCCCGGGCCTCAGTGGAGGGGATGCTGTGCGGCCTGGCCGACGGAGTGGAGGCGCTGCGCGAGGTCGGGGTGACGGTGCGACGTGTCCTGCTGATAGGCGGAGCGGCCGACTCCCCCGCCGTACGCGCGATAGCCCCCTCCCTGTTCGGCGTGGACGTGCACGTGCCGGAACCGGCGGAGTACGTCGCGCTGGGAGCGGCCAAGCAGGCCGCGTGGGTCGCCGCCGGGAGCGAGCAGCCACCGGACTGGCAGCTGCGCTACGAGCGGCACGAGGCCGGCGACGTCGATTCGGGAGCCGAGGTCCGGGAAGCCTACCGGCGGGCGCGCACCAGGGTCTACGGCGTCTGA
- a CDS encoding gamma carbonic anhydrase family protein, with translation MYAVEINGTAPQLAEDSWAAHGTTLAGSVALSSGASVWYGSVVRADGDRISIGRYSNVQDGCVLHADPGFPVTIGEHVSVGHRAVLHGCTVEDEVLVGMSTTVLNGARIGTGTLLAAGTVVLEGTEIPPNSLVAGVPGKVRRETSAEERELVKANAEHYLELKRQHERASEVHSR, from the coding sequence ATGTACGCGGTGGAGATCAACGGGACCGCTCCGCAGCTCGCGGAGGACTCCTGGGCGGCCCACGGAACCACCCTGGCCGGCTCCGTCGCGCTCTCCTCGGGGGCCAGCGTCTGGTACGGCTCGGTCGTGCGCGCCGACGGGGACCGCATCTCCATCGGCAGGTACAGCAACGTCCAGGACGGCTGCGTGCTGCACGCCGATCCGGGATTCCCGGTGACCATCGGCGAGCACGTCTCGGTGGGGCACCGGGCCGTGCTCCACGGGTGCACCGTGGAGGACGAGGTGCTGGTCGGGATGAGCACGACGGTGCTCAACGGTGCCCGCATCGGAACGGGCACCCTCCTCGCGGCAGGGACCGTGGTCCTCGAAGGCACGGAGATCCCACCGAATTCGCTGGTCGCGGGTGTTCCGGGCAAGGTGCGCCGGGAGACCTCGGCCGAGGAGCGCGAGCTCGTGAAGGCCAACGCCGAGCACTACCTGGAGCTGAAGCGACAGCACGAACGAGCCTCCGAGGTCCACTCCCGTTGA
- a CDS encoding IclR family transcriptional regulator: MVSDAGRAGERPEKETVVGKLVDLLAAFSPRRQELTLSEMARFSGLATTTVHRLAGELTERGLLERGADRRYRIGLALFEIAALAPRGPGLREVALPFMEDLYEVTRENVQLAVRAGDEMVFVERIAGRSSVGVRTRIGGRFPMPPTGVGLVLLAHAPADVQQRVLEAPLTRYTPYTLTDPESLRNTLAEVRRTGVAISDRQVTSDAVSVAVPVHDDHDVVAALSVVQRFGDARPSSLTPAVRAAALGMSRSLAAAGSAPAGR; this comes from the coding sequence ATGGTGTCCGACGCGGGAAGAGCCGGGGAAAGACCGGAGAAAGAAACGGTCGTGGGGAAACTGGTCGATCTGCTGGCGGCGTTCTCGCCGCGGCGCCAGGAACTGACTCTCAGTGAGATGGCCCGCTTCTCCGGGCTCGCCACGACGACCGTGCACCGACTGGCCGGTGAGCTGACCGAACGCGGACTCCTGGAACGAGGGGCGGATCGCAGGTACCGCATAGGTCTGGCCCTGTTCGAGATAGCGGCACTGGCTCCCCGCGGTCCGGGGCTGCGCGAGGTGGCACTGCCGTTCATGGAGGACCTCTACGAGGTGACCAGGGAGAACGTCCAGCTCGCCGTGCGGGCTGGTGACGAGATGGTGTTCGTCGAGCGGATCGCCGGACGTTCCTCGGTCGGGGTTCGCACTCGCATCGGCGGGCGTTTCCCGATGCCCCCGACCGGAGTGGGGTTGGTGCTGCTCGCCCACGCACCGGCCGATGTCCAGCAACGCGTGCTGGAGGCTCCGTTGACCCGGTACACGCCGTACACGCTCACCGATCCGGAATCACTGCGCAACACCTTGGCCGAAGTGCGCCGCACCGGGGTGGCGATCAGTGACCGCCAGGTGACCTCGGACGCGGTGTCGGTGGCCGTCCCGGTTCACGACGACCACGACGTGGTGGCCGCCCTGTCCGTGGTCCAACGTTTCGGGGACGCCCGGCCGAGTTCGCTCACCCCGGCCGTGCGGGCCGCCGCGCTGGGGATGTCCCGCTCGCTCGCGGCGGCGGGCAGCGCTCCCGCCGGACGCTGA
- a CDS encoding 5-methyltetrahydropteroyltriglutamate--homocysteine S-methyltransferase — protein sequence MAQRSFPPYRADHVGSLLRPSYLHAAREDFAAGRITAEGLREVEDRAVTEVVRMQEEIGLSTATDGEFRRSTWHMDFIYRLAGIGKSDSTMHVQFHNESGDIEFTPSATKVDGKIALEDPIFAEDFEYLRKQVTTNTPKLTLPSPSMVHYRGGPAAISEEVYPDIEEFWNDLSAAYADQISAMGRLGCRYLQLDDTSLAYLNDPAQREQLAATGADAERQHLRNIKQINAALAGKPADMAVTTHMCRGNYRSSWVAEGGYEFVAEAVFSELDVDGFFLEYDDERSGGFAPLRFVPKDKAVVLGLVTTKSGELESKDTLKRRIEEASRYIDVDQLCLSPQCGFASTEEGNALSYEQQVAKLKLIVETAQEVWGTS from the coding sequence ATGGCACAGCGCAGTTTCCCACCGTACCGGGCCGACCACGTCGGCAGTCTGCTTCGCCCCTCCTACCTGCACGCGGCTCGCGAGGACTTCGCGGCGGGCCGCATCACCGCGGAGGGGCTGCGCGAGGTCGAGGACCGCGCAGTCACCGAAGTGGTGCGCATGCAGGAGGAGATCGGGCTCTCCACTGCCACCGACGGGGAATTCCGGCGCAGCACGTGGCACATGGACTTCATCTACCGGCTCGCCGGGATCGGGAAGTCCGACTCGACCATGCACGTGCAGTTCCACAACGAATCCGGAGACATCGAATTCACCCCGTCGGCGACCAAAGTGGACGGGAAGATAGCTCTGGAAGACCCCATATTCGCCGAGGATTTCGAGTACCTGCGCAAGCAGGTCACCACGAACACCCCGAAGCTGACCCTCCCCTCTCCGAGCATGGTCCACTACAGAGGCGGCCCCGCGGCCATCAGCGAGGAGGTCTACCCGGACATCGAGGAGTTCTGGAACGACCTCTCCGCCGCCTACGCCGACCAGATCAGCGCCATGGGCCGCCTCGGGTGCCGCTACCTGCAGCTGGACGACACCAGCCTGGCCTACCTCAACGACCCGGCGCAGCGGGAGCAGCTCGCGGCCACGGGGGCCGACGCCGAACGCCAGCACCTGCGCAACATAAAGCAGATCAACGCGGCTCTGGCGGGGAAACCGGCGGACATGGCCGTGACCACGCACATGTGCCGGGGCAACTACCGCTCCTCCTGGGTCGCCGAGGGCGGCTACGAATTCGTCGCCGAGGCGGTGTTCAGCGAACTCGACGTGGACGGGTTCTTCCTCGAGTACGACGACGAGCGCTCCGGAGGATTCGCTCCGCTCCGCTTCGTCCCCAAGGACAAGGCGGTGGTCCTCGGCCTGGTCACCACCAAGAGCGGTGAGCTCGAGTCCAAGGACACGCTGAAACGTCGCATCGAGGAGGCCAGCCGCTACATCGACGTCGACCAGCTGTGCCTGTCCCCCCAGTGTGGATTCGCCTCGACCGAGGAGGGCAACGCCCTCAGCTACGAGCAGCAGGTCGCGAAGCTCAAGCTGATCGTCGAGACCGCCCAGGAGGTGTGGGGCACGTCCTAG
- a CDS encoding IclR family transcriptional regulator domain-containing protein, with the protein MDRAVTILELVARNGEVGITEIAGELGVHKSTASRLVSVLETRGLLEQLKDRGKYVIGFGVVRLAGAATERMDLPRLGGPYCDSLAAELGETVNIAIRDHDVAINISQARGTAAVTAHNWVGQRTPLHATSSGKVLFAHSPEEDREDLLNEELQQYTARTITDPEELRKEFQAIVRDGFATSYEELELGLNAAAVAVYNHDGGVIAALSASGPSYRFSRRRMRELVDAMTVASKELSAQLGYLES; encoded by the coding sequence GTGGATCGGGCCGTGACGATCCTGGAACTCGTGGCACGCAACGGCGAAGTCGGGATCACGGAGATCGCCGGTGAGCTGGGTGTGCACAAGTCTACCGCGTCGCGGCTGGTCAGCGTGTTGGAAACGCGCGGCCTGCTGGAACAACTCAAGGACAGAGGCAAGTACGTGATCGGCTTCGGGGTGGTGCGGCTGGCCGGCGCCGCGACCGAGCGGATGGATCTTCCCCGGCTGGGAGGGCCGTACTGTGACTCGCTCGCGGCCGAACTCGGTGAGACCGTCAACATCGCCATCCGCGACCACGACGTGGCCATCAACATCAGTCAGGCGCGTGGTACGGCCGCCGTCACCGCGCACAACTGGGTCGGACAGCGGACCCCGCTGCACGCGACCTCCAGCGGGAAGGTGCTGTTCGCGCACTCCCCGGAAGAGGATCGTGAGGACCTGCTCAATGAGGAGCTGCAGCAGTACACGGCCCGCACCATCACCGATCCGGAGGAACTTCGCAAGGAGTTCCAGGCGATCGTCAGGGACGGTTTCGCGACCAGTTACGAGGAGCTGGAGCTGGGACTGAACGCCGCCGCCGTCGCCGTGTACAACCACGACGGCGGAGTCATAGCCGCGTTGAGTGCCTCCGGGCCGTCCTACCGCTTCTCCCGCAGGCGGATGCGCGAACTGGTGGACGCGATGACGGTGGCCTCCAAGGAGCTCTCCGCCCAGCTCGGTTACCTGGAGTCCTGA
- a CDS encoding sarcosine oxidase subunit gamma, translated as MTVLHRVETDLAEEDTAAVAAPRHSPLEHRSAEFERATALGPRGVRLREEPFLTQLDLRVPPDEVASGAIAETLGLTPPAANEVSGDEERALLWLGPDEWLLVAEEERARGVLRAVRAAQQEARGSSVDVSANRTTLRLAGPAAREVLEKVCSLDLHPRAFSVGDCAQTLLGRAGAVLWQVGAEPEYRVLVRCSFAEYLADLLLDAMAEFLEG; from the coding sequence GTGACGGTCCTGCACAGGGTTGAAACCGATCTCGCCGAAGAGGACACCGCCGCAGTGGCGGCACCGCGGCACAGCCCCCTGGAACACCGCAGCGCGGAGTTCGAACGAGCCACTGCGCTCGGGCCGAGGGGAGTCCGCCTCAGGGAGGAGCCGTTCCTGACTCAGCTCGACCTCCGAGTTCCTCCGGACGAGGTTGCTTCCGGGGCGATCGCCGAGACGCTCGGTCTGACGCCGCCCGCGGCGAACGAGGTCAGCGGCGACGAGGAGCGGGCCCTGCTGTGGCTGGGGCCGGACGAGTGGCTGCTGGTGGCCGAGGAGGAGCGGGCCCGGGGCGTGCTGCGTGCGGTCCGTGCCGCGCAGCAGGAGGCGCGGGGTTCCTCGGTGGACGTGTCCGCGAACCGGACGACGCTGCGGCTCGCCGGCCCGGCCGCGCGCGAGGTGCTGGAAAAGGTGTGCTCGCTGGACCTGCACCCGCGGGCCTTCTCGGTCGGTGACTGCGCGCAGACCCTGCTCGGGCGCGCGGGCGCGGTGCTGTGGCAGGTGGGTGCGGAACCCGAGTACCGCGTTCTGGTGCGTTGCTCGTTCGCGGAGTACCTCGCGGACCTGCTGCTCGACGCCATGGCCGAGTTCTTGGAGGGATGA
- a CDS encoding 2Fe-2S iron-sulfur cluster-binding protein: protein MMSSSNPNRLNASVRSGRIDRTRLINCTVDGTTVQGRPGDTLASALLASGTIEVGSSVHRGRARGVLTADCTEPNALVQRLDGCPEPMLAATEIELYEGLEVRTLSGVGWLSGDRDTARYDKKFVHSDVVVVGAGPAGMAASLAAARSGARVILVDQHRELGGMLLDGQSHIAGHPATEWVGRSARELAENENVRVLPRSAVLGCYDHNYLLVAERRTDHLPTAPEAATRQRLWHVRAGQVVLATGAHERPLVFADNDRPGVMLASAVRSYLNRYAVLPGRNAVVFTTSDSAYTTALDLLSSGARVPAIVDTRPNPPARLVEQARAAGAQVHPGAVVVATEGSPRISAVRIRGLDDNGALSGAPVDVSCDLLAVCGGWNPAVQLFAQSGGAVRWDPVVAGFVPSNTGGRSTRVVGAARGTYDLAGCLAQGFAAGAEAATVAGFRTAPPPVPQVDGDRPGSRPRPVWAVPDESRPPESCADHFVDLQRDATVADIHAATETGMRSVQHVKRYTTISTGVEQGKNSGVNAIGVLADVLAADSPGEVGTTTFRPPYTPVPLALFAGRTNGSLYDPVRTTPMHSRHEQAGAVFEDVGQWKRPRYYPRPGEDMHSAVLRECAAARTGVAIQDVSTLGRIEVVGSDAPTFLDRVYTNGFANLPVGRARYGMMCGADGMVLDDGVSMRLAEDRYLMSTTTGGAAKVLDWLEEWLQTEWPELDVYCTSVTEQWAAVAVVGPDSRTVVGRLAPDLDVSAESFGFMRFRETVLGNGIPARVARVSFSGELAFEINVAGWYGRALWDAAMAAGADLDITPYGTETMHVLRAEKGFVIVGQDTDGTVTPLDLGMDWAVSRRKDFIGKRSLSRPEMLREDRKQLVGLLPVDTDTLLPEGAHLVDPGASRRPPVPMQGHVTSSYHSAALGRTFALGLVSGGQERIGEVLRSPVDGSDIEVEVTTPVLYDPEGVRRDGPAQG from the coding sequence ATGATGAGTTCGTCCAATCCCAACCGGCTCAACGCTTCCGTCCGCTCCGGACGGATCGACCGCACCCGGCTGATCAACTGCACCGTGGACGGGACCACGGTTCAGGGACGTCCCGGGGACACCCTGGCCTCGGCGCTGCTGGCCAGCGGAACGATCGAAGTGGGCTCCTCCGTGCACCGCGGCCGAGCCCGCGGGGTGCTCACGGCCGACTGCACCGAGCCGAACGCCCTGGTGCAGCGGTTGGACGGTTGTCCGGAACCGATGCTCGCCGCCACCGAGATCGAGCTGTACGAGGGGCTGGAAGTCCGCACCCTGTCGGGTGTCGGCTGGTTGAGCGGGGACCGGGACACCGCCCGCTACGACAAGAAGTTCGTGCACTCCGACGTGGTCGTGGTCGGGGCCGGACCGGCGGGCATGGCCGCGAGTCTGGCCGCCGCCCGCAGCGGCGCGCGAGTGATCCTGGTCGACCAGCATCGTGAACTGGGCGGCATGCTGCTGGACGGGCAGTCGCACATCGCGGGGCATCCGGCCACCGAATGGGTGGGGCGCTCCGCCAGGGAGCTGGCCGAGAACGAGAACGTGCGGGTGCTGCCCCGCTCGGCCGTGCTCGGCTGCTACGACCACAACTACCTGCTCGTGGCCGAGCGCAGGACCGACCACCTGCCCACGGCCCCGGAGGCGGCCACCAGGCAACGGCTCTGGCACGTCAGGGCGGGCCAGGTGGTGCTCGCCACGGGGGCGCACGAGCGCCCCCTCGTGTTCGCCGACAACGATCGCCCCGGGGTCATGCTCGCCTCGGCGGTGCGCTCCTACCTCAACCGCTACGCCGTGCTTCCGGGGCGGAACGCGGTGGTGTTCACGACCTCGGACAGCGCCTACACCACGGCGCTCGATCTGCTCTCCTCCGGAGCGCGGGTTCCCGCGATCGTCGACACCAGGCCGAATCCCCCAGCTCGACTGGTCGAGCAGGCCCGCGCGGCCGGGGCGCAGGTTCACCCCGGCGCTGTCGTGGTCGCCACGGAGGGATCCCCGCGGATCTCCGCGGTGCGAATCCGCGGACTGGACGACAACGGTGCGCTCAGCGGTGCACCCGTGGACGTCTCCTGCGATCTGCTGGCCGTGTGCGGTGGCTGGAACCCGGCCGTCCAACTGTTCGCCCAGAGCGGCGGAGCGGTGCGGTGGGATCCGGTCGTCGCCGGGTTCGTGCCGTCGAACACCGGGGGGCGCTCGACTCGGGTCGTGGGAGCGGCCCGCGGGACCTACGATCTGGCCGGTTGCCTGGCACAGGGGTTCGCGGCGGGAGCCGAGGCCGCGACCGTGGCCGGTTTCCGAACCGCGCCGCCACCCGTCCCCCAGGTGGACGGGGACCGCCCCGGTTCCCGGCCCCGTCCGGTCTGGGCGGTTCCGGACGAATCGCGTCCCCCGGAGTCCTGCGCGGACCACTTCGTCGATCTGCAACGCGACGCCACCGTGGCCGACATCCACGCCGCCACCGAGACGGGGATGCGTTCGGTCCAGCACGTCAAGCGGTACACGACCATTTCCACGGGGGTCGAGCAGGGCAAGAACTCCGGGGTGAACGCGATCGGCGTGCTGGCCGACGTCCTCGCGGCCGACTCCCCGGGTGAGGTCGGCACCACGACGTTCCGCCCGCCCTACACGCCGGTGCCGCTGGCACTGTTCGCGGGCCGAACCAACGGGTCGCTCTACGACCCGGTGCGCACGACCCCCATGCACTCCCGGCACGAACAGGCCGGAGCAGTTTTCGAGGACGTCGGCCAGTGGAAACGGCCGCGCTACTACCCGCGTCCGGGCGAGGACATGCACAGCGCGGTCCTGCGGGAGTGCGCGGCGGCGCGCACCGGGGTGGCCATTCAGGACGTGAGCACGCTGGGGCGCATCGAGGTGGTCGGTTCGGACGCCCCGACCTTCCTCGACCGGGTTTACACCAACGGTTTCGCCAACCTCCCGGTCGGCAGAGCCCGCTACGGAATGATGTGCGGGGCGGACGGGATGGTGCTCGACGACGGCGTGTCGATGCGACTTGCCGAGGACAGGTACCTGATGAGCACCACCACCGGCGGCGCGGCGAAGGTGCTGGACTGGCTCGAGGAGTGGTTGCAGACCGAGTGGCCCGAGCTGGACGTCTACTGCACCTCGGTGACCGAGCAGTGGGCGGCCGTCGCCGTGGTGGGGCCCGATTCCAGGACGGTGGTGGGGCGCCTCGCCCCCGATCTGGACGTCTCCGCCGAGTCCTTCGGCTTCATGCGGTTCCGGGAGACGGTGCTCGGCAACGGGATACCGGCCAGGGTGGCCCGGGTGTCCTTCTCCGGCGAGCTGGCTTTCGAGATCAACGTGGCCGGATGGTACGGACGAGCGCTGTGGGACGCCGCGATGGCGGCGGGCGCCGATCTGGACATCACTCCCTACGGCACGGAGACGATGCACGTGCTGCGCGCCGAGAAGGGGTTCGTGATCGTCGGGCAGGACACCGACGGTACCGTCACCCCGCTGGACCTGGGCATGGACTGGGCGGTGTCCCGCCGCAAGGACTTCATCGGGAAACGCTCGTTGAGTCGCCCCGAGATGCTGCGCGAGGACCGCAAGCAGCTGGTGGGGCTGCTGCCGGTGGACACCGACACCCTGCTCCCCGAGGGGGCTCATCTGGTCGACCCCGGGGCTTCCCGGCGTCCTCCGGTGCCGATGCAGGGGCACGTCACGTCGAGCTACCACAGCGCCGCCCTCGGACGCACCTTCGCGCTAGGGCTGGTCAGCGGGGGGCAGGAACGGATCGGGGAAGTGCTGCGCTCCCCGGTGGACGGTTCCGACATCGAGGTGGAGGTAACCACCCCAGTTCTCTACGATCCGGAAGGAGTTCGACGTGACGGTCCTGCACAGGGTTGA
- a CDS encoding sarcosine oxidase subunit delta, with product MLLIRCPWCGDRDEVEFRYGGQADVAHPADPHELDDAEWGKFLFVRANPMGALTERWVHTAGCRRWFSVVRDTATNEMTPDIPRRRESR from the coding sequence ATGCTGCTCATCCGATGTCCGTGGTGTGGCGACCGCGACGAGGTCGAGTTCCGCTACGGAGGGCAGGCCGATGTGGCCCACCCGGCCGATCCCCACGAGCTCGACGACGCCGAGTGGGGGAAGTTCCTGTTCGTGCGAGCGAACCCGATGGGGGCACTCACCGAGCGGTGGGTGCACACCGCCGGCTGCCGCCGGTGGTTCTCCGTCGTCCGTGACACCGCGACCAACGAGATGACGCCGGACATCCCCCGGCGTCGGGAAAGTCGGTAG
- a CDS encoding sarcosine oxidase subunit beta family protein → MVVDGHTSPAPDRLWRNPEPKSNYDVVIVGAGGHGLATAYYLARNHGVTDVAVLERGWLAGGNMARNTTIIRSNYLLDASAALYDHALRLWEGLPEELDHEFQFSQCGVLNLAHTEQEARDARRRAFANELNGVDAEWLTPDETAEVCPILDTSPRLRYPVLGATYQRRAGVAKHDLVAWALARKCDEMGVDLIQNCEVTGFVTAGDRVTGVHTSRGTIGAGRVGLAAAGRTSLLTDTLGISLPLQSHPLQAMATEILEPVHPCVVMSNHVHVYTSQAHKGELVLGAGIDTHNGYAQRGSVHVIENQLAAAVELFPVFARAHLLRTWAGTVDVTPDASPIIGPTPYEDLFVNCGWGTGGFKATPGAGWVFAHTIATGAPHPLNEPYGMERFTSGALIDEHGAAAVAH, encoded by the coding sequence TTGGTCGTTGACGGACACACTTCTCCCGCTCCGGACCGGCTGTGGCGCAATCCGGAGCCGAAGAGCAACTACGACGTGGTGATCGTCGGCGCGGGTGGGCACGGACTCGCCACCGCCTACTACCTGGCGCGCAACCACGGTGTGACGGACGTAGCCGTCCTCGAGCGCGGATGGCTCGCCGGTGGCAACATGGCACGCAACACCACGATCATCCGCTCGAACTACCTCCTCGACGCCAGCGCGGCGCTCTACGATCACGCCCTGCGGCTCTGGGAGGGACTTCCGGAGGAGCTGGACCACGAGTTCCAGTTCAGCCAGTGCGGCGTGCTCAATCTCGCCCACACCGAGCAGGAGGCGCGGGACGCGCGCAGACGAGCCTTCGCCAACGAGCTCAACGGGGTGGACGCCGAATGGCTCACCCCGGACGAAACAGCCGAGGTGTGCCCGATCCTGGACACCTCACCGCGGTTGCGCTACCCGGTGCTCGGGGCCACCTACCAGCGCAGAGCCGGGGTGGCCAAGCACGACCTCGTCGCGTGGGCGCTGGCGCGCAAGTGCGACGAGATGGGCGTGGACCTCATCCAGAACTGTGAGGTCACCGGGTTCGTCACGGCAGGCGATCGGGTGACCGGGGTGCACACGAGCAGGGGGACGATCGGCGCGGGACGGGTCGGGTTGGCCGCGGCCGGGAGGACGAGCCTCCTCACGGACACCCTGGGGATCTCCCTGCCGCTGCAGAGCCACCCGCTGCAGGCGATGGCCACCGAGATCCTGGAACCGGTGCACCCGTGCGTGGTCATGTCCAACCACGTCCACGTCTACACCAGTCAGGCCCACAAGGGGGAGCTGGTTCTCGGAGCGGGGATAGACACCCACAACGGGTACGCGCAGCGCGGCTCGGTGCACGTGATCGAGAACCAGCTGGCCGCGGCCGTGGAACTGTTCCCGGTCTTCGCGCGGGCCCACCTGCTGCGCACCTGGGCGGGAACGGTGGACGTCACCCCCGACGCATCGCCGATCATCGGCCCCACTCCCTACGAGGACCTCTTCGTCAACTGCGGTTGGGGAACCGGTGGTTTCAAGGCCACGCCGGGGGCGGGGTGGGTGTTCGCCCACACCATCGCCACCGGAGCTCCGCACCCGCTCAACGAGCCCTACGGGATGGAACGGTTCACGAGCGGGGCGCTCATCGACGAACACGGTGCTGCGGCCGTGGCCCACTGA
- a CDS encoding GntR family transcriptional regulator, which translates to MSEAVNSPSGDGSTRNLSQAERAYLTLREEILSLRLEPGSPVQEEALTRELDLGRTPFREAVKRLAAEALVAIYPRRGTFVTEVNITDHALIADVRRRLEGHAARRAAERATEAERAELEELAEAVEHLPEERDAVMGVDARIHRTLYRCTHNGYLENTLGQYYNLALRIWGLFFDRLPDVTGHVTEHAELLKAVVSGDGERADRIAVEHVDHFENAIRRAI; encoded by the coding sequence GTGTCGGAAGCGGTCAATTCCCCATCGGGTGATGGCTCAACCCGGAACCTCTCGCAGGCGGAGCGGGCCTACCTGACCCTGCGGGAGGAGATCCTCTCGTTACGACTGGAACCCGGTTCACCGGTTCAGGAGGAAGCCCTCACCCGTGAGCTCGACCTCGGGCGCACCCCCTTCCGAGAGGCCGTGAAGCGACTCGCGGCCGAGGCCCTCGTCGCGATCTACCCCCGCCGGGGGACGTTCGTCACCGAGGTCAACATCACCGACCACGCGCTGATCGCCGATGTGCGCCGACGCCTCGAGGGGCACGCGGCCCGCAGGGCGGCCGAGCGAGCCACCGAAGCGGAACGCGCGGAACTCGAGGAGCTGGCGGAAGCGGTCGAGCACCTCCCCGAGGAGCGGGACGCGGTGATGGGCGTGGACGCCCGCATCCACCGCACGCTGTACCGCTGCACCCACAACGGATACCTCGAGAACACCCTCGGGCAGTACTACAACCTCGCGTTGCGCATCTGGGGCCTCTTCTTCGATCGACTGCCCGACGTGACGGGACACGTCACCGAGCACGCAGAGTTGCTGAAAGCGGTGGTCTCCGGCGACGGGGAACGCGCGGACCGCATCGCCGTGGAGCACGTCGACCACTTCGAGAACGCCATTCGCCGGGCGATCTGA